GTCCGGGCCCGCGAGACCTACGAGAAGGTCGCCGAGCACGGTGAGCAGGCCGTGAAGTCGTGGCGCGGCGAGGCCGCGGAGGAGATCGCCGAGATCGCCGTCGCCGTCGAGCCCAAGGCGGAGCCGAAGCCCAAGGCCGAGGCGCCGAAGGCCAGCAACGGAGCGGCGAAGCCCCAGGCCGCCCCGAAGCCGGCGGCCAGGGCCGAGGAGAGGAAGCCGGCGCCGCCGGCCGCCCGCAAGCCCGCGCCCCGCAAGCCCGTGGCGAAGAAGTCCACCAGCCCGCAGGCCGGGAAGTAGCCGGGAAGTAGTGGTACCGCCCCACGCGCGGCCTCGCGGTCGCGGGCGGGGCGCACATCCCACGGGCCGGGCACCTTCGAGGTTCCCGGCCCGTTGTGCGGGTACGTTGGCCTTGTCCTGGCCGTACCGTGGTCGTGACGCGTTTCAACCCACTAGGCGGTGCACAGCATGTTGCTCGAGGGATTCGGCACGATTCTCTGGCTGCTCAATCTGGCCATGCTCATTCTCGCCCTGGTCGCGCTGGGGTTCGCCGCCTTCGCCCGTGAGGACGCTTACCGTGCGGCCGGCAAGCAGTCGAAGATGTTCTGGCTGATCCTGCTCGGTGTCACGGTCGCCGTGAACGTGTTCGTCCCGATGCTGTTCCTGCAGATCGCCGGGCTGATCGCGACGATCGTCTTCATGGTCGACGTCCGCCCCGCCCTCCAGCAGGTGTCCGGTGGCGGCCGGCGCGGCGGCTCCAGCAGCGACGGGCCGTACGGCCCTTACAACGGCGGACGGTAGGGCGGTCGGGCCCGTCCAGGGCGGGCCCTCGCCCAACTCCCTCGCGCTCCCGGATTCCCCCACGCTTCCGGATTCCCCCACGCTTCCGGACTCCCCCACGCTTCCGGACTCCCTCGCGCTCCCGGACTCCCTCACGCCGGACTCCCCCATGGGGGGCTCCGTGCTCACCGTGTCCACGGAGGCGCACCGATCCACACCGCCCGGCGGCACCATCCACGGCACGCGGAGCTGCCAGGGCGCCCGGCGGCGCTCGGAGCGTCCGGGGTAAAGCACCCAGAGGCCCGGCCGCCGGCCGGGCCTCAGCCGTTCGCCCGGTCGCGGTCCAGCAGCAGCACGGCCACGTCGTCGGTGAGATCGCCGCCGTTGAGCTCGCGCACCTCCGCCACCGCGGCCTCCAGCAGCGCCTCTCCGCTGAGCCCGGCCGCGAGCTGCCGGTTGACCATGTCGACCATGCCGTCCTGGCCCAGCCGATCGCCGCCCGGTGCGGTCCGGCCCTCGATCAGGCCGTCCGTGTACATCATCAGGCTCCACGCGGCACCCAGCTCCACCTGCCGGCGCGGCCAGCGGGCGCGCGGCAGCAGGCCCAGGGCCGGGCCGCCGTTCTCGTTCGGGAGCAGCCGCGCGGGCCGGCCCCGGCGGACGATCAGCGGGGAGGGATGCCCGGCCAGGCACAGCCCCGCACGCCGGCCGTCCGGAGCGATGTCGACCGTGCACAGGGTCGCGAAGATCTCGTCGCTCTCGCGCTCGTGCTCCAGCACCTGCTGGAGCGTGGAGAGCAGCTCGTCGCCGCACATTCCGGCGAAGGTCAGCGCACGCCAGGCGATGCGAAGCTCCACGCCCAGGGCGGCCTCGTCGGGGCCGTGCCCGCAGACGTCGCCGATCATCGCGTGGACCGTGCCGTCCGGGGTGCGGACCGTGTCGTAGAAGTCACCGCCGAGCAGGGCGCGCGAGCGTCCCGGGCGGTAGCGGGCCGCGAACCGCAGATCGCTGCCCTGCAGCAGGGGCGTGGGCAGCAGCCCCCGCTCGAGCCGGGCGTTCTCCTGCGCCCGCAGCCGCGACTCGGCGAGCTTCACCTGGGCAATGTCGGCGCGTTTGCGCTCGACGGCGTAGCGGATGGCCCGGCTGAGGACCCGTCCGTCCAGCTCGTCACGGTGCAGGAAGTCCTGAGCCCCGACCCGTACGGCCTCGGCGGCGCGCTCGGCGTCGGCGTCCGCGGTCAGCGCCAGTACGGCGTGCCTGGGCGCGATACGCAGGAGGTGCCGCAGCACGGCGAGCTCGTCGCCCTCGGCGCGGTCGCGGGCTGAGCCGGGCAGCGCGAGGTCCACGAGGATGCAGTGGACGTCGTCCGTGAGGAGCCGCTCGGCCTCGGTGAGGTTGCGGGCGGTGCGGATGCGGACCCGCGTACCGGCGGCGCCGAGCAGTTCGGGGACGGTGAAGGTGCCCGCCGGGTCGTCCTCGATGACGAGGAGCGTGAGGTCGCCTCCGCCCGAGGGCTCCGAGGTGGGGCCGGCGGTGGGACCTGTGGTGACGGGCGCTGGGGCGACGGGGCCTACGGCGACTGACGAGCCGGTCCGCTGGCGCGGAACGGGTACGGGCATCGGTGCGTTTCCTTCCCTCCCCCCGAGGGCGCAGTGGGTCGACGAACGACGTCCCACCAGACGGGGACCATAGCGGTAGCGGGGGGTGCGGGGGAATGGCGTTCCGGGAAGAGTGCTTGGCATATGCCGCGCATCAGGGCGTAGTTGTTCCCGGTCTGATGACGAACGTCACGCGATGCAGGTGAGCCGGGTCACGCAACTCCCGCGTGACCCGGCTCACTCCGTCCTTTTTATCCTGGTTTCGCTCACTTGTCCGGGCGGACGACCCCGAGGATCGCCATCGAGCCCGCACCCGCCAGCGTCACGTTCCGCCCGGGACGGGGCGCGTGGACGATCGCGCCGTCGCCCACGTACATCCCCACGTGGCTGGCGTCCGCGTGGTAGATGATGAGGTCGCCCGGCCGCATCTCCTTGATATCGACGCGCGGCAGCAACCGCCACTGCTCCTGCGAGGTGCGCGGGATGCCGCGGCCCGCGGCCGCCCAGGCCTGTGAGGTCAGTCCGGAGCAGTCGTAGGAGCCCGGTCCCTCCGCGCCCCACACGTACGGCTTGCCGATCTGCTCGGTCGCGAACGCGACCGCGGCCTTGCCCTGCTCGCTCGCGCGGCCGTTGATCTCCTTGAGGACGCCGGAGCCCAGCCAGGCCGTCTGCGCCCGGTTCGCGGCCTCCTGCTCCAGCTTCCGCAGTCGCGCCAGCTCCTCCTTCTGGAGCCGTGCCTCTATCTGCCGGGCTGCGGCGATCTGCTTGTTGATCTCCTTCTTGTGCTTCTCCCTCTTGACCCGGTTCGCTTCCAGCAGCGCCCACTGGGCGCTGGCCTCCTTGCTGTAGGCGCGCAAGTCGGCCTGGGTTCGGTTCAGTTCACCGAGGAGGTCCTTCGTCGCCTTGCCGCCCGCCTTGATGCGTCCGGCGGCGTCGAGGAAGAGATGAGGGTCGTCGGTGAGGACCAACTGCGCCTCGGGCGGCAGTCCGCCGCCCCGGTACTGGGCGCGGGCCGTGGCGCCGGCCCGGTCCTTGAGGTCGTCGATCCTGGCCTGCCCCTTGGTGATCTCCTGGGCCAGCTTCACGATCTGCGCCGACTGCCGGTCGGCCTGCTCCTCGGCCAGGTTGTACGCGTCCGTGGCCGAAGCGGCCTTGCGGTAGAGCTCGTCGAGCTCCTTGCGCACCTCTTCGAGGCTCTTGCCGGGAGGTTCGGGCGGCTGGGGCACGGCAAGGGCCTGGCCCGGCGCGGCCAGCAGCGTCACGGCGCTCACCACCGCGATGGCGGCGGCGTAAAGGCGTCGGTTCACAAGTCCCCCTCCGGACAACGCCAGACGACTCTCGTCCCTCTACATATGATTTACCGTCAGTAACTTACGGCTTTCGACGCGATGGTGCCATGACCCGCGCCAAAGCGACAGGGCCAGGCCGCCACGGTCCCGTCTGTCACCCGTCCGCAGCCCGGGTCGTCACCCTTCACACGCCCCCTTGTTCCTGCGGATGGACCAGCCGTGGATCACTTCCACCCCTCCGACGTACGAACCCCGGGCCGCGTTCCCGATCCGGGCACGGTGTTCCGGGGTACGCGCCTTCGTGCCCGGCGCGTGCGCCCCCGCGCCCCGCTCGGGAGAATCGGCACTCAGCCCGTCGCCAATGCCCCGCTCACCGTTCACGGTCCGCTCCGGCGGTGCCTTGTTCGCCGGCCGGGCCCTGTGCGTCGCCGGAGCTCCGTTCCCTCGGTGCCTCGTACGCTGACGAGCCCCGTTCAGACGGAACCGGGCGCCAGCGCCGACCACTTGACGGTTACTTCGCCCTGCCGCCACCGCCGCCGCCCGTCCGTCCGGACGTCCGTCAGCGGCCAGTCCGCGGCCAGCAGACGCACCGCACTGATCCAGCGCTGCCGCGCACCGAGCGAGGCGTACGGCGCGGCGGCGGCCCACGCCCGGTCGAAGTCCCGCAGGAACGCGTGGACCGGCTCACCCGGCACATTGCGGTGGATCAGCGCCTTGGGAAGCCGTTCGGCGAGGTCGGAAGGGCGTTCCAGCGAGCCGAGGCGGGTGGCGAAGGTGACCGTCCGGGGGCCTTCCGGGCCGAGCGCCACCCACACGTGCCGGCGGCCGATCTCGTCACAGGTCCCCTCGACCAGCATGCCACCGGGGGCGAGGCGGGCGCACAGCCGCTGCCACACCTCGGCGACCTGCTCCTCGCCGTACTGGCGGAGCACGTTCGCGGCCCTGATGACCAGCGGGCGGACGGGGCCGGGCAGCGGAACCTCGAAACCGCCGTGCACGAAGCTCAGCCCGTCCTGCGTGTACGGACGGGCCGCCTCCACCCGGGCGGGCTCGATCTCGACGCCGACGACCCGGGTACGGGGTTCCGCGGCGCGGAGCCGCTGCAGCAGTTCCACCGCGGTCCAGGGGGCCGCCCCGTAGCCGAGGTCGACCGCGACGGGCGCGGCCCCCGAACGGCGCAGCGCCGGGCCGTGCACGGCGGCGATCCAGCGGTCCATGCGGCGCAGCCGGTTCGGGTTGGTGGTGCCGCGCGTCACCGCGCCCACGGGGCGGGAGGAGGGCGTGACGGAGCGCGGGGACATGCACACGAGGGTAAACCGGAGGAAAGCGGCGCCGGTGCCTGCGGGCGTCGTCGCCCTTCCTGGCTTCCG
The genomic region above belongs to Streptomyces marianii and contains:
- a CDS encoding DUF2516 family protein, producing the protein MLLEGFGTILWLLNLAMLILALVALGFAAFAREDAYRAAGKQSKMFWLILLGVTVAVNVFVPMLFLQIAGLIATIVFMVDVRPALQQVSGGGRRGGSSSDGPYGPYNGGR
- a CDS encoding PP2C family protein-serine/threonine phosphatase, with protein sequence MPVPVPRQRTGSSVAVGPVAPAPVTTGPTAGPTSEPSGGGDLTLLVIEDDPAGTFTVPELLGAAGTRVRIRTARNLTEAERLLTDDVHCILVDLALPGSARDRAEGDELAVLRHLLRIAPRHAVLALTADADAERAAEAVRVGAQDFLHRDELDGRVLSRAIRYAVERKRADIAQVKLAESRLRAQENARLERGLLPTPLLQGSDLRFAARYRPGRSRALLGGDFYDTVRTPDGTVHAMIGDVCGHGPDEAALGVELRIAWRALTFAGMCGDELLSTLQQVLEHERESDEIFATLCTVDIAPDGRRAGLCLAGHPSPLIVRRGRPARLLPNENGGPALGLLPRARWPRRQVELGAAWSLMMYTDGLIEGRTAPGGDRLGQDGMVDMVNRQLAAGLSGEALLEAAVAEVRELNGGDLTDDVAVLLLDRDRANG
- a CDS encoding C40 family peptidase, translated to MNRRLYAAAIAVVSAVTLLAAPGQALAVPQPPEPPGKSLEEVRKELDELYRKAASATDAYNLAEEQADRQSAQIVKLAQEITKGQARIDDLKDRAGATARAQYRGGGLPPEAQLVLTDDPHLFLDAAGRIKAGGKATKDLLGELNRTQADLRAYSKEASAQWALLEANRVKREKHKKEINKQIAAARQIEARLQKEELARLRKLEQEAANRAQTAWLGSGVLKEINGRASEQGKAAVAFATEQIGKPYVWGAEGPGSYDCSGLTSQAWAAAGRGIPRTSQEQWRLLPRVDIKEMRPGDLIIYHADASHVGMYVGDGAIVHAPRPGRNVTLAGAGSMAILGVVRPDK
- a CDS encoding class I SAM-dependent methyltransferase; this encodes MSPRSVTPSSRPVGAVTRGTTNPNRLRRMDRWIAAVHGPALRRSGAAPVAVDLGYGAAPWTAVELLQRLRAAEPRTRVVGVEIEPARVEAARPYTQDGLSFVHGGFEVPLPGPVRPLVIRAANVLRQYGEEQVAEVWQRLCARLAPGGMLVEGTCDEIGRRHVWVALGPEGPRTVTFATRLGSLERPSDLAERLPKALIHRNVPGEPVHAFLRDFDRAWAAAAPYASLGARQRWISAVRLLAADWPLTDVRTDGRRRWRQGEVTVKWSALAPGSV